A genome region from Cutaneotrichosporon cavernicola HIS019 DNA, chromosome: 5 includes the following:
- a CDS encoding uncharacterized protein (Major Facilitator Superfamily) — protein sequence MANTTDRDDQLVRALTRQSRSEMDINHVPLEPIMSSSHSLHAHFEEPESESETVTRPVVDIEHAPVDDDPREWSDRKKNFVLALMTIAVVGPMISPSIYNPVLDEVAADLGASQTQIGLSLSLYILFQGCIPLVWTTVAEIVGRKPVYIASFVLYTAGSAAGGRAPTMPLLIGMRILQAVGSSAVVSSGAGSLADMYEVRERGRRLGWFYGMPMLGPTLGPLIGGALGNAYGWRSTMYFLAVFAFLMTVAFCFFPDTWRRERSRVYQKAVAAALRRQLKAQAVSEKREAKRERKRALGLTSTATTPAATNPPTPGIMTPLETEYDAEAACSPAQPSLFDRIRARFGIRERGPSPSFVDLNPLPSTISVFRSPTNAAVLVASGLLFAVQYTTTYTASVTFARPPYNYNPLLIGVVLVSFGMGNVVGSVVGGRYSDHALRRLTAKNGGVAEPEMRLKCTLPAMPVLLAAYLIYAWTADAKVSIAGPVVGLFLAGFSLLFVYSSTLAYLVDSNPGRSASAVASNSFARGVVACVMSQVAIPIQNAIGDGGLYTLFTGVLAMSCATLILVAYRGKGWREAREVRKEARSAAASVIGSGAVSGVASRSDKGGSNTPRNASTVAEEK from the exons ATGGCCAACACAAccgaccgcgacgaccaGCTCGTGCGTGCGCTCACCCGCCAGAGCCGCTCCGAGATGGACATAAACCATGTACCCCTCGAGCCGATcatgtcctcctcgcactcgcTGCATGCGCACTTTGAGGAACCCGAATCAGAGTCCGAGACCGTTACCCGGCCAGTGGTAGATATCGAGCACGCACCAGTTGATGACGACCCGCGCGAGTGGAGCGACCGGAAGAAGAACTTTGTGCTCGCGCTCATGACGATTGCAGTAGTCGGGCCGATGATCAGCCCAAGCATCTACAACCCCGtgctggacgaggtcgcggccgacctcggcgcaTCGCAGACGCAGATCGGCCTCAGTCTATCCCTCTACATCCT cttCCAGGGCTGTATCCCGCTCGTGTGGACGACTGTTGCCGAGATCGTCGGGCGCAAG CCTGTCTACATCGCCTCCTTCGTGCTGTACACGGCGGGCTCGGCTGCTGGTGGTCGCGCGCCCACCATGCCTCTGCTCATCGGCATGCGCATCCTACAGGCTGTCGGTTCGTCGGCCGTCGTGTCGTCTGGTGCAGGATCTCTCGCGGACATGTACGAagtgcgcgagcgcggccgtCGTCTCGGCTGGTTCTATGGTATGCCGATGCTCGGGCCGACGCTGGGTCCGCTCATCGgtggcgcgctcggcaacgCATACGGCTGGCGCTCAACCATGTACTTCCTGGCCGTGTTCGCGTTCCTCATGACCGTCGCCTTCTGTTTCTTCCCAGACACGTGGCGCCGCGAACGAAGCAGGGTGTACCAAAAAGCAgtcgcggccgcgctcCGGCGCCAGCTGAAGGCGCAAGCCGTCTCGGAGAAACGCGAGGCTAAGCGAGAACGTAAGCGGGCTCTCGGCCTCACGAGCACGGCAACCACGCCGGCCGCGACCAACCCGCCCACGCCGGGGATCATGACGCCCCTCGAGACAGAGTACGACGCTGAAGCCGCGTGCTCACCTGCCCAGCCGTCCTTGTTCGACCGTATCCGCGCCCGCTTCGGCATTCGGGAGCGCGGCCCAAGCCCTTCAttcgtcgacctcaaccCGCTCCCATCCACGATCTCCGTCTTCCGCTCGCCTACGAACgcggccgtcctcgtcgcctccgGCCTCCTCTTTGCAGTCCAGTATACGACAACATACACGGCGAGCGTGACCTTTGCCCGCCCGCCATACAACTACAACCCACTACTGATCGGCGTGGTCCTAGTCTCTTTTGGGATGGGCAATGTCGTCGGCTCAGTCGTAGGCGGCCGATACAGCGACCATGCGCTTCGTCGCTTGACGGCCAAGAACGGCGGCGTTGCTGAACCAGAGATGCGCCTGAAATGCACCCTTCCCGCCATgcccgtcctcctcgccgcatACCTCATCTACGCATGGACCGCCGATGCGAAAGTATCCATCGCCGGACCTGTCGTTGGGCTCTTCCTGGCCGGGTTTTCGCTGCTTTTCGTCTACTCGTCCACTCTGGCTTATTTGGTCGACTCGAATCCCGGCCGTTCGGCAAGCGCCGTGGCCAGTAACAGTTTCGCGCGTGGAGTTGTGGCCTGCGTTATGAGCCAGGTCGCCATACCTATCCAGAACGCTATTGGTGATGGCGGGCTGTATACTCTGTTCACGGGGGTGTTGGCCATGTCGTGTGCAACCCTCATTCTGGTCGCTTATCGCGGTAAGGGGtggcgcgaggcgcgcgaggtgaggaaggaggcgcgGAGTGCGGCGGCAAGCGTCATCGGGAGTGGGGCTGTTAGTGGTGTAGCGAGCCGGAGCGATAAGGGGGGGAGTAATACCCCGCGCAACGCGTCTACAgttgccgaggagaagtAG
- a CDS encoding uncharacterized protein (Nucleotide-sugar transporter) — protein MPTTPISPVGRSGPFRRSGGGPPPSASSRYAELETEDGALVMGGNRDSEVTGLVSGGREMGVTRPKRRLSSLPSLPTSPLLSNTSSLHEYRALSATSSPPASPGGAAAYGTPSLEAIAQAHNNNAPNIPALARLAPTVRVDEKAAAYAPATTPASRDQGPPKLFGIELKWISLITLALQNAFLTIIMHYSRIATAPNKTYSAAAAVLFNELLKGAISTLVALKRIDNDMSAQAMQKESRSRPVQTGFTMFNASRLGVLRRSVLSADCYKLAVPAILYVIQNNLQYVAASNLDVATFQVTYQMKILTTAFFSVLMLGKRLSRAKWCALVMLALGVGIVQLQSTTAPGHAARASSHSKHSLRDEIPEAEGLVKRAVDVATATLPATMRPFRGFVAVTMACLTSGLAGVYFELLLKSGTSSGTPDLWVRNTQLSLFSLVPALVPILFTGHSPDMSWFSNVASKFANFNGWAIGTVLTQTFGGLITAIVIRYSDNIMKGFATSLSIIISFLASVALFNYPITFSFVAGACVVLAATFLYNSPSIPDAPPTRTTMAVAPGSPIPTSAPILGEPQPPSRTSSVINLLAGLGSRPGSRRASGSEAPRPFIPVPPLSRAGSYTGTPGGTPFTHSAQNSHTQLNEFGRMSPGPSPTKPSPTKSTSGKVRPQLSLDTTSL, from the exons ATGCCCACCACCCCGATCTCGCCGGTCGGGCGGTCAGGACCATTCCGCCGCTCTGGTGGGGGTCCCCCGCCCAGTGCGTCGAGCCGCTATGCGGAGCTCGAGACAGAGGACGGGGCGCTCGTCATGGGCGGCAACCGTGACTCTGAGGTTACTGGACTCGTCTCCGGTGGACGTGAGATGGGCGTGACCCGTCCAAAGCGCAGGTTGTCTAG CCTTCCTTCATTGCCTACCTCACCCCTTCTTTCCAACACGTCGTCCCTTCACGAATACAGGGCGCTGAGCGCTACCTCGTCTCCACCGGCCTCGCCCGGAGGCGCTGCAGCTTACGGCACTCCTTCCCTGGAAGCGATCGCGCAGGCGCACAACAACAACGCGCCCAATATCCCCGCTCTCGCTCGACTAGCACCGACTGTGCGGGTCGACGAGAAAGCGGCCGCGTATGCACCGGCGACCACGCCGGCGTCGCGTGATCAAGGACCACCCAAGCTCTTTGGCATCGAGCTCAAGTGGATTTC CCTTATCACCCTCGCGCTTCAAAATGCATTCCTCACGATTATCATGCACTACTCGCGGATAGCCACGGCTCCCAACAAGACGTACTCTGCGGCAGCAGCGGTCTTGTTCAACGAGCTGCTGAAGGGCGCAATCTCGACACTGGTTGCGCTCAAGCGTATCGACAATGACATGTCGGCGCAGGCAATGCAGAAAGAGTCACGGTCCCGCCCTGTGCAGACAGGTTTTACCATGTTCAACGCTAGCCGCCTTGGAGTACTGCGTCGCTCGGTCCTGTCGGCTGATTGCTACAAGCTTGCCGTCCCCGCTATCCTGTACGTCATCCAGAACAACCTTCAATATGTCGCCGCTtccaacctcgacgtcgcAACCTTCCAGGTCACGTACCAGATGAAGATCCTCACGACCGCGTTTTTCTCCGTCCTAATGCTTGGCAAGCGACTGAGCCGTGCCAAGTGGTGTGCGCTGGTCatgctcgccctcggcgtcggcatcGTGCAGCTGCAATCGACCACCGCCCCTGGACATGCGGCACGTGCCTCATCCCACAGCAAGCACTcgctgcgcgacgagatCCCCGAGGCTGAGGGGCTTGTCAAGCGCGCTGTCGACGTTGCCACCGCCACACTGCCCGCCACTATGCGTCCTTTCCGCGGTTTCGTTGCGGTCACCATGGCGTGCCTGACGTCTGGTCTCGCAGGAGTCTACTTTGAGCTCTTACTCAAGTCGGgcacgagctcgggcaCGCCTGACCTCTGGGTCCGCAACACCCAGCTGTCGCTGTTCTCGCTCGTCCCCGCTCTCGTCCCAATCCTCTTCACCGGCCACTCGCCTGACATGTCGTGGTTTAGCAACGTTGCCTCCAAGTTTGCAAACTTCAACGGCTGGGCGATTGGCACAGTACTCACCCAGACTTTTGGTGGTTTGATCACAGCTATCGTTATTCGATACAGCGACAACATCAT GAAGGGCTTTGCTACGTCATTAtccatcatcatctcgTTCCTCGCTTCGGTGGCTCTGTTCAACTACCCTATCACCTTCTCCTTCGTTGCCGGTGCTTGCGTCGTGCTTGCCGCCACGTTCTTGTACAACTCGCCTTCGATTCCCGACGCCCCGCCCACGCGCACGACCATGGCTGTCGCCCCAGGCTCGCCGATCCCGACCAGTGCCCCGATCCTCGGCGAGCCGCAGCCCCCATCGCGTACCTCGAGCGTCATCAACCTTCTCGCTGGTCTCGGCTCTCGCCCAggctcgcgccgcgctAGCGGTTCGgaagcgcctcgacctttCATCCCGGTGCCGCCGCTCTCTCGCGCAGGCTCGTACACGGGCACACCAGGCGGCACGCCGTTCACGCACTCTGCGCAAAACTCCCATACCCAATTGAACGAGTTTGGCCGGATGTCGCCTGGTCCTTCGCCGACCAAGCCATCGCCGACCAAGTCGACGAGCGGTAAAGTCCGGCCCCAGCTTTCCCTCGACACAACCTCCCTCTAA
- the MET13 gene encoding uncharacterized protein (Methylenetetrahydrofolate reductase) has translation MKITDKLLAAEREGRPFWSFEYFPPRTAQGLQNLFDRIERMRNLGPEFIDITWGAGGKNADLTSSLVEVCQGTLGIETCMHLTCTEMPKEKVEWALKQAKAAGCQNILAMRGDPVAGSDVWKPTPGGFMYAIDLVRYIHKHYPNDFCVAVAGFPQGHPETPLTPEGKHQEMLWLKEKVDAGADFIFTQMFYDVNLFFQWVKDVRSYGITVPIVPGIMPIQNWQKFQTWVKRESIVVPPEWYDVLLPVQGDDEQVRARGTKLVAEMCRALLDNQEAGIKGLHVYTLNLEKGARMLLEELDMTPRREQVMPLPWRPSLTPSRRSETIRPIFWANRVQSYLSRTSDWDEFPNGRWGDSRSPAYGDLDGYPVAIGTNAKEALELWGSPQTRAEVNSLFSKFCRGEVKKLPWSQNGASSETSVITEQLAKMNERGYLTINSQPAVDGARSDDKVHGWGPTGGYVYQKAYLEFFVKPELLSSLIRRIEKDTRITYYAVNKQGDLRTNTHSEGPNAVTWGVFPGKEIIQPTIVEAVSFIAWKDEAFELGCQWANLYPEDSPSRALIRNIMDTSYLVNIVANDFKDGMAIFEPFLLDQPMTNGA, from the exons ATGAAGATCACGgacaagctcctcgccgccgagcgcgagggccGCCCGTTCTGGAGCTTTGAGTACTTCCCCCCGCGTACTGCGCAG GGTCTCCAGAACCTCTTTGACCGTATCGAGCGTATGCGCAACCTCGGACCCGAGTTTATCGACATTACCTGGGGTGCTGGCGGCAAGAATGCCGACctgacctcgtcgctcgtcgaggtgtGCCAGGGAACCCTTGGCATCGAGACCTGCATGCACCTCACATGTACCGAGA TGCccaaggagaaggtcgagTGGGCGCTCAagcaggccaaggctgccggATGCCAGAACATCCTCGCCATGCGCGGCGACCCCGTTGCTGGCTCCGACGTCTGGAAGCCCACGCCCGGCGGCTTCATGTACGccatcgacctcgtccgCTACATCCACAAGCACTACCCGAACGACTTCTGCGTTGCTGTCGCTGGCTTCCCTCAGGGCCACCCCGAGACGCCCCTCACTCCTGAGGGCAAGCACCAGGAGATGCTGTggctcaaggagaaggtggACGCGGGCGCCGACTTCATCTTCACGCAGATGTTCTACGACGTCAACCTGTTCTTCCAGTGGGTCAAGGACGTGCGTTCGTACGGTATCACCGTGCCCATTGTGCCCGGCATCATGCCCATCCAGAACTGGCAAAAGTTCCAGACCTGGGTTAAGCGCGAGAGCATTGTCGTGCCCCCCGAGTGGTACGATGTCCTCCTTCCTGTAcagggcgacgacgagcaggTGCGTGCTAGAGGCACCAAGCTCGTGGCCGAGATGTGccgcgcgcttctcgacAACCAGGAGGCTGGTATTAAGGGTCTCCACGTTTAcaccctcaacctcgagaagggcgCTCGCATgcttctcgaggagctcgacatGACACCTCGCCGCGAGCAGGTCATGCCTCTCCCCTGGCGCCCATCTCTCACTCCTTCGCGTCGTTCCGAGACAATCCGCCCTATCTTCTGGGCCAACCGTGTGCAGTCATACCTTTCGCGCACCAGCGACTGGGACGAGTTCCCTAACGGTCGTTGGGGTGACTCGCGCTCTCCCGCTTACGGTGACCTCGACGGTTATCCTGTCGCTATCGGCACCAAC GCTAAGgaagcgctcgagctctgGGGCTCTCCCCAGacccgcgccgaggtcaacaGCCTGTTTTCCAAGTTCTGCCGTGGCGAAGTCAAGAAGCTCCCCTGGTCGCAGAACGGCGCGTCGTCCGAGACGTCGGTGATCaccgagcagctcgcgaAGATGAACGAGCGCGGCTATCTGACGATCAATTCGCAGCCGGCCGTCGACGGTGCGCGCTCGGACGACAAAGTGCACGGTTGGGGTCCTACCGGCGGATACGTGTACCAGAAGGCGTACCTCGAGTTCTTCGTCAAGCCAGAGCTTCTCAGCTCGCTCATCCGCCGCATCGAGAAGGACACGCGCATCACCTACTACGCCGTCAACAAGCAGGGCGACCTGCGCACGAACACTCACTCGGAGGGCCCCAACGCCGTCACCTGGGGTGTCTTCCCCGGCAAGGAGATTATCCAGCCGACCATTGTCGAGGCCGTCTCCTTCATTGCGTGGAAGGACGAGGCGTTCGAGCTCGGCTGTCAGTGGGCCAACTTATACCCCGAGgactcgccgtcgcgcgccctcATCCGCAACATTATGGACACGAGCTACCTCGTCAACATTGTCGCCAACGACTTCAAAGACGGCATGGCCATATTTGAGCCTTttctcctcgaccagccGATGACGAACGGCGCCTAA
- a CDS encoding uncharacterized protein (component of the eukaryotic translation initiation factor 3 (eIF-3) complex, which is involved in protein synthesis of a specialized repertoire of mRNAs and, together with other initiation factors, stimulates binding of mRNA and methionyl-tRNAi to the 40S ribosome. The eIF-3 complex specifically targets and initiates translation of a subset of mRNAs involved in cell proliferation), translating into MADPTAFYEPEEDELLSSLAVPQYGGEQGYTNEESYRRLQELEQHTYAQQLAAAEKDQAQALEAIPEDVKRFLVLFHQAILENDLPTITNMYESGWNKLTQAYYQHAEWPEAELIAPLVQNDQVFLTLYRELYFRHVYARLQPTIDDRFQSYENICELFNYLLNSDGPVPLDLPIQWLWDMLDEFVYQFQSFAQWRANAKAKNEDELDMLAEASQIWSCYSVLNVLYSLVQKSQINEQLQAEKAGKSADEVADIAGEYGSKPLYRNLGYFSLICLLRVHVLLGDPTLALQTMENVELSSSAFLTRITACHVTTYYHVGCAYMALGRWPDAVKTFINVLIFFLRMKQYHTRSYQYGSITKTSERMYALLAICTTLSPGPTDDSIMSNVKEHYGDQLQVLQRGGDEALEVYKELFLQACPKYLSVNPPPYEDQDALQEWMAAPPPDATQRHLDLFLSDVISVRGVSNVRNLLKLYTSIDAAKLAAFLETGGDAEEEEVLEQLMVLKAASRTYGKHAGGGSLLDGDRIVTNNLDFTVDGAMVHVEETTAHRRYAGFFIRNAEHAQRVFNTIRAAPLPSPRRKEDEAKKDAVKPEQRKPQAWAPKSRQVRVAA; encoded by the exons ATGGCCGACCCAACCGCGTTCTacgagcccgaggaggacgagctcctctcgtcgctcgccgTTCCCCAATacggcggcgagcaggGCTACACCAACGAGGAGAGCTACCGGCGCCtccaggagctcgagcagcacACGTACGcccagcagctcgcggctgccgagaaggaccaggcgcaggcgctcgaggcgatTCCCGAGGACGTCAAGCGC TTCCTCGTGCTCTTCCACCAGGCCATCCTTGAGAACGACCTGCCCACCATCACCAACATGTACGAGAGCGGGTGGAACAAGCTCACTCAG GCGTACTACCAGCACGCCGAGTggcccgaggccgagctcatTGCTCCCCTTGTCCAGAACGACCAGGTGTTCCTGACGCTCTACCGCGAGCTCTACTTCCGCCACGTTTATGCGCGTCTCCAGCCGACCATTGACGACCGTTTCCAGTCGTACGAGAACATCTGCGAGCTGTTCAACTACTTGTTGAACTCTGACGGACCGGTTCCCCTCGACCTGCCGATCCAGTGGCTGTGggacatgctcgacgagttTGTGTACCAGTTCCAGTCGTTTGCTCAGTGGCGTGCCAACGCAAAGGCCAagaacgaggacgagctcgacatgctcgcAGAGGCGAGCCAGATCTGGTCGTGCTACTCTGTCCTGAACGTTCTCTACTCGCTGGTTCAAAAGTCGCAGATCAACGAGCAGCTCCAGGCCGAAAAGGCCGGCAagagcgccgacgaggtcgccgacaTTGCGGGCGAGTACGGTTCCAAGCCGCTCTACCGCAACCTGGGTTACTTCTCCCTCATCTGCCTGCTGCGCGTGCACGTTCTCCTTGGTGACCCGACGCTCGCTCTCCAGACGATGGAGAATGTCGAgctctcgagctcggccttccTCACCCGTATCACGGCGTGCCACGTCACGACCTACTACCACGTCGGATGCGCGTACATGGCTCTGGGCCGGTGGCccgacgccgtcaagaCGTTTATCAACGtcctcatcttcttccTGCGTATGAAGCAGTACCACACCAGGAGTTACCAGTACGGCTCAATCACCAAGACGAGCGAGCGCATGTACGCGCTCCTTGCCATCTGCACGACCCTCTCGCCCGGCCCGACCGACGACAGCATCATGTCCAACGTCAAGGAGCATTATGGCGACCAGCTCCAGGTGCTCCAGCGTGGTGGTGACGAGGCTCTCGAGGTGTACAAGGAGCTCTTCCTCCAGGCTTGCCCCAAGTACCTGTCGGTCAACCCTCCTCCGTACGAGGACCAGGACGCGCTGCAGGAGTGGATGGctgcccctcctcccgacGCGACCCAGCGCCACCTCGACCTGTTCCTCTCGGACGTGATCTCGGTCCGTGGCGTCTCCAACGtccgcaacctcctcaagctGTACACGTCGATTGAtgcggccaagctcgcagCCTTCCTCGAGACGggtggcgacgccgaggaggaggaggtcctcgagcagctcatggtcctcaaggccgcgtcgcgcacgTACGGCAAGCACGCTGGTGGCGGCTCGCTTCTCGACGGTGACCGCATCGTCAccaacaacctcgactTTACCGTTGACGGCGCAATGGTCcacgtcgaggagacgacTGCTCACCGCCGCTATGCCGGCTTCTTTATCCGTAACGCAGAGCACGCACAGCGCGTGTTCAACACTATCCGCGCAGCCCCgcttccctccccccgtcgcaaggaggacgaggccaagaaggacgcCGTAAAGCCAGAGCAGCGGAAACCCCAGGCTTGGGCACCCAAGTCGCGTCAGGTGCGCGTAGCCGCTTAA
- a CDS encoding uncharacterized protein (endonuclease III): protein MPPKPTTIPRLTRSSARAASGVSTPSTSTSTAAPIAAAEAVEETTAPPPKKRRTTKKAPAPPPPRDPSAPRPTPPPFHLPDAIAHLTTVDRRFTPLFERIPCRPFVEAAALQPAAGAAVTVAADTAGGVDHGPKELVQTTLDPFRTLVTSIIGQQVSWKAAKTITKRFVEMFCGPVDEVENHKNEGPFPTAEQVAKAEVLTLKITGCSMRKAEYIIGLAQDFVAGRLTDDLLINGTDTEVAEALIAVRGIGRWTVDMFLIFTLRRPDILPVGDLGVQKGLLRWALAAHNALPPPTPKTPKTPKTPKTPKKSASATPLDPPTPTPKAETTPTNDTKVKSETRPLGPSDSTATLLNDVPSTPVKGSFQTLLTLQTPSKFPSTPGPPPATPNEKTNPELPRTQSDSIFANPDDWTDHCAHRAAPLPDGLTVATLRARLAGKKAKGGVYLLPEEMEALTHAWRPYRSLGVYYTWTMCGETPDTSAP, encoded by the exons ATGCCGCCAAAGCCAACCACCATCCCACGACTAACCCGTTCCTCCGCCCGTGCAGCGTCTGGAGTCTCCACACCCTCTACTTctacctccaccgccgccccTATCGCAGCTGCGGAAGCTGTCGAGGAAACAACAGCTCCACCCCCCAAGAAGCGCAGAACGACCAAGAAGGCtcccgcccctcctcctcctcgcgaTCCTTCGGCGCCACGTCCCACCCCACCGCCCTTCCATCTTCCAGATGCAATCGCCCACCTCACCACCGTCGATAGGCGCTTCACACCTCTCTTCGAACGCATTCCCTGCCGGCCCTttgtcgaggccgccgccttACAGCCCGCTGCCGGTGCGGCTGTCACTGTAGCTGCTGATACTGCAGGAGGAGTAGACCATGGTCCAAAGGAACTTGTCCAAACCACCCTCGACCCATTCCGTACCCTCGTCACAAGCATTATTGGGCAACAAGTGTCCTGGAAGGCCGCAAAGACTATTACCAAGAGATTCGTGGAAATGTTCTGCGGACCGGtagacgaggtcgagaaccATAAGAACGAGGGACCGTTTCCAACCGCCGAACAGGTCGCAAAGGCAGAAgtcctcaccctcaaaATCACGGGGTGTAGCATGCGCAAGGCTGAATACA tcatcggcctcgcgcaggaCTTTGTGGCCGGCCGCCTGaccgacgacctcctcatcaaTGGTACCGATACCGAAGTGGCTGAGGCTCTCATCGCAGTACGTGGAATCGGACGCTGGACGGTCGATATGTTCCTCATCTTCACTCTGCGGCGGCCTGATATCCTTCCTGTTGGCGACCTGGGCGTCCAAAAGGGCCTGTTACGCTgggcgctcgccgcccatAATGCCCTCCCACCGCCCACACCCAAGACTCCTAAGACTCCTAAGACGCCCAAGACACCAAAGAAGTCGGCGAGTGCAACTCCCTTAGACCCGCCCACGCCTACGCCCAAGGCAGAGACCACCCCAACCAACGACACCAAAGTCAAATCGGAGACTAGACCCTTAGGTCCTAGCGACTCAACCGccaccctcctcaacgATGTACCCTCGACACCGGTCAAGGGCTCGTTCCAGACACTCCTGACACTCCAGACTCCGTCCAAGTTCCCCTCGACACCTGGTCCGCCGCCCGCCACCCCAAACGAGAAAACAAATCCCGAGTTACCGCGAACACAGTCCGACTCGATCTTCGCCAACCCGGACGACTGGACGGACCACTGCGCACATCGCGCAGCACCACTTCCCGACGGCCTTACGGTTGCTACTCTCCGGGCAAGGCTGGCAggcaagaaggccaa gggAGGCGTTTACCTTCTCCCAGAGGAAATGGAGGCGCTGACACACGCGTGGCGCCCGTACCGCTCCCTAGGGGTGTATTATACCTGGACCATGTGCGGCGAGACGCCCGACACAAGTGCGCCGTAG